AGCGTCTGCGCCAGCCGATTGCCGCCAAGCTCGCGGGCAATGAGGGCCGCGACGACGATGATCCCGGCGCCGGCCAGCACAGTGAGCAACCGTAGCGCCGGCAGCAAACCCGGGAAGATCGCCTGGTCGAGCCTCGCCAGCAATGGGGTGATTGGCGGGTAGTCGACGTAGCCGAGGGCGAGATGCTGGCTCGACGCCAGGTAGTAAAGCTCGTCTCGGTGCCAGCCGTAGCGGTCCGCGACCGCCATCGTCACCCCCACCTTGGCAGCGACCAGCAGGAGCAGGGCCGTCCAGGGTGGGCTTGCCTTGATGGTGCCAAGCTAGCACAGCGATAATTGCTTGATGGACTCAGAGGGACAAACGGGCGTCACGGCGGCCGACGAACAGTTCCTCGCCGCGTTCGAGGCAGGAAAGATCGCCAATCAGGACTTCCATCATCGCGACCACCTTCGGCTGGCCTGGATCCAAATCCGCCGGCTGGAACTCGATCGAGCAGCCGATACCGTCGCCGGGGCGATCCGGCGATTCGCCGCCCACCACGGGCATGCCGACCGCTACCACGAGACAATGACGCGCTTCTGGGTGCGCGTGGTCGGCATGGGAATCACCCGTCACCCGACGCTGTCCTTTGACGACCTGCTGGCCGCTGAACCGCACCTCCTCGACAAGAACCTGCCGTTCCGTCACTGGTCGCGGGAGCGCATGGCCAGCGATGACGCGAGGCGGCAGTGGTTGGAGCCGGATATCAGGCTGATGCCCGCGTCGTAGTCCTCATCCCGAACGTCTCAAACGCTCGCATGGCACTGAAGCGCCGCTCGCGTGGGCCGACGGGCCCGGGGGCGAGCGGACGATCAAAGTCCGCGGCAAGATCTTTGCCTTTCTCAGCGAGGACGGGGAGAAGCTGTACTTGACGGTCAAGCTGCCAGAATCCTCAGAGGCCGCGCTCGGTTTGCCGTTCACCTTCCCGACCCGCTATCGCCTTGGTCGGAGCGGCTGGGTTTCGGTACGGTTTCCGAAGGGCTCCGCGATCCCGGTGGACATGTTCCGGGATTGGATCGCAGAGAGCTATCGTGCGGTCGCGCCGGCGAGCCTGGTCAAAAAACTGGGCTAGGTCCGCGCTAGCGGCGTTTCCTGGAGCGGCGGTCGTGGCATTCGACCGTGGACGATCTCGAATCCCGTCGTATTGCTCAGGACGTCGACCTCGTCGCGTTTCAACCGCAGCTGGGCGGCACCTTTACCGGCGCGCAGATTGGTCAGCGTCAGGTCGGGCAGCCAGTCGGGTAAGTCGGGATTCACATAGATGACCTTCGCGTTGCCGGCGGTATGAATCCCACAGAGGACGGCGACCAGTCGAAAGATCGCGGCGGCCGCCCAAGCTTGGGGCACGTTGGTCCCGAGATAGGGGACCGGATAGGCTCCCGGCTCGCGCGCAACCCCCGCCCACAGCTCCGGCAGGCTGTAGTGTTCGAAGCGCTCGGCGGCGGCGAAGATGCCCTCCGCGATCTGGTGCGCCTCGGTGTGCCGGCCGGCACGTCGAAATCCGCCGGCGATCGTGGCGTTGTCGTGCGGCCAGACCGATCCCAGGTGATAGGAGTTGGGATTGTAGGAGGGATGCTTCATCGAGAGCGTGCGGATGCCCCAGCCGCTCCACATATCGGGCTGCATCAGGCGGTCGACAACGCGGTTGGCACGATCGGGTGGGACGATGCCGCTGGCGAGGCAGTGCCCCGCGTTCGACGCCACCGATCGGATGGGCCGTTTCTCACCGTCGAGGCCCAGGTAATAGGTGCCCTCTTCCTCCCACCAGAACCGCTCGTTGAACTCTTCAAAGAGGCGGATGGCACGTTGTCGCAGCTCCGCGGACCGTGCGTCGTCGCCCCAGATCTGATAGGCCTCCGACATGCGCAGCAGCGCGTCGAAGGCGTAGCCCTGGAGCTCGCACAACGCAATCGGTAGCGGGGCAATCGTGCCGTCCTCGTGCTGGATGCTGTCGTGCGAGTCTTTCCATCCCTGGTTATAGAAGCCGACCGGCGAGCGTGTCTTGTATTCCTGGAAGCCATCGCCGTCACGGTCGCCGTACTCGAGCATCCATTTGAGCGCGGCCTCGGCATTCGGCCGGTAGCGGTTGAGGATCTCCTTGTCGCCCGACCATTGGTAGGCATAGGAGAAAACGATCAGGAACAGGAGCGTGGCATCCGCCGTGCCGTAGTAAGGCGTGAAGGGAAGGAGGCCGAGGCTGGCCAGTTCCCCATAGCGCAGCTCGTGCGGGATCTTGCCTGGTTCTTTGTCCTGCGTGGGATTGTCATCGGTCGCCTGCACCCGCGACAGCCGATCGAGGGCGCCGAAGGCGAACTCGGGAAAGCCGCTGATGCTTTCCATCGCGACCACCAGTGAGTCACGACCGAAGAGCGTCACGTACCAGGGGATGCCGGCCGCGGGAATGTAGACGCCGCGGCGCACCGCGAAATCCGACATCCGGAGTGCCTCCATGTCGGCGACGGCTTGACGCCAGATGCGGGGCAGCGTCGCGTGGCCGGTGGCGGCGACGGCGACCGCCGGCAGCACGCCGGTGGCCATCTCCGGGTCGCGGTTCTGGATGGCACGGCAGGGCAGCACCCGGGCGCGCTTCCCACCGATGACGGGCAGCCACTCGATGCAGGTGTGCCAGGTCTGCTTCGGTGCGAGGTTGATGACGAACTGCATCCGGCCATTGGCGAACTCGGGGTGCGAGTCTTCCCGTTCGACACAGACATGCAGCTCGCGCTTGAACGAGCCGTTGGTGTAGGTCGTGCGCAACTCACCGGCTTTCTCGTGCCACGAACTCTGCAGGTCGCCGCGGCGCACCAGCCGCTTTCGCCGCACGTCGAAGATGTCGGCGAAGTCCGACTCGATGGCGACTTCCAGGATCAGGCGGACCGGATGCGCCGCGTAACTGACCAGGTCGTAGTCCTCGTGGACCCCTTCGAAGATCGTGCGATCGAGGCGGAAGCCGATCGCCCGTTCTTTGAGGACGATGTCGTGTTCGGCGCCATTCTGCGTGCCGGCCAGCGGAAGTTCCGGGGTGGTGAACTCGTGGCGCACCGAAAAGTGATCGATCGTGCTGGCGTCGAGCAGGAGCGGGACCCGCCCGTTGATCGTGACGGAGTAGCTGGACACGAAACGGGTATCGCGGGCGAAGAAGCCGAAGGCGCCAGTCGGATCCAGCGTGGCGTTGGGGTCGGAGACCATGAACTGGTGGTCGTGGTTGATGGTGATCGTCGGCAAGCCGTGGGTGACCGGCATCTGCGGTGTCTCCTAGCGTAGCTGGAGGTTGGCGTCAACGCCACTTCCACGCGTCGTCACCCGTTGTCTGCCTGCGCCGTCACCGAGCCGGGATCGCCTGCGGGGCCATGCGAATACGCGCCAGGCGGTCGATGACCTCCTCGGCTTCGCGGACGATATCGCGCACGATCTGGCCCGCCGGTTTGATGTCGTGTACGAGGCTGACCGACTGGCCGGCCCACCAGGCGATGGCTTCGAGATCGCCAGTGAAATTGGTACTGGGCATGACGGCTCCGTAGCGTGGAACCTCCCAGGTCTTGCCGGCGCGCGTGATGCTCCCCACGATCTTCCCTTCGCCGGGGCGATATCCGCTCCGCGGCCTTCCCGCCGCCTCCCATTCGCGCACGATGGCATTACGCAGGACCCGGTGTGGGGCGTCCTTCCAACCGACGTCGAATAGGTCCTCGCTGTAGATGGTGTCTTCCGCCCGTCCGGTCACGATTCCCTCTTTGTAGATTTGCGGGACGAAGGCCTCGACGCTGGCGACGAATCGGGTGCCCAGCGAAACGCCCTGCGCGCCAAGGGCCAGCGCCGCGACCAAACCCCGTCCGTCGGCGATACCGCCGGATGCAACCACCGGAACCGGGGCGATCGCGTCGACAACGGCGGGAACAAGGACGGAGAGTGCCGTCGTGCCTCGCACATGGCCACCGGCTTCGACACCCTGGGCGATCACGAAATCGACGCCCGCGTCGGCCGCCGCGGCCGCCTCTTGGACCGAGCCGACCTGGATGGCCACCTTCACGCCATTTCTGTGGGCCGGCACGACGTACGGTCGAGGATCACCCCAGAAGAAGACAAGCAGCGGGACGCGCTCATCGATGCATGTCTCGATCGGGCCTTCTTCAATCTGTTCGAGGATGACGTTGACACCGAATGGCTTCGCTGTCAGGGCTCGCACCCGCTGGATCTGTTCGCGCAGGTAGGGGAGTGGATAGCGAGCCCCGCCGCCCAACACGCCGAAGGCACCGGCGTTCGACACGGCCGCAACCAGCTCTGGCCCGGCACCGGCGCCAAAGCCCACCGAAAGAATCGGGTGCTCGATGCCAAGGCGCTCGCACAGCTTCGTCTTCATCGAATTCCCTCCTTGCCGCCCGGCTTGCCGGACCGGACACCGCTCAGCCTAGGCTAGCGCGGCGGCATAATCGGCGGAGGCGCGAGGTTCATGTCGTTGAAATCCGCATGCGTGTTGACGTAGGACTCGCTGTCGACGATCTGCGTCTTGAGGAGCGCGAGCCTGGCCGCGCTGTCGCCCAATTGGCACCTGGCATAGCGGTGCCTTAGCTCGTCCCAGAACATTCCAACCGTGAGATTCACGCAGGAGCCGCCGGTGACCGCCGAATGATCGCCGACCTGGTCCGACGTCGATTTAACGCGCTCGAACGTAGGGCATTCCCGGAAGTCATCCGGAAAGGGACGCGAGTAGGGGCAGGCATCGTTTGGGAGCTTCCCGATTCCTTATCCACACCACGTCTGGACCGTGTGTGTCAACGCGTCGAGTTCACGCCGGCACGTTATTGCTGAGCTTGGTCGCGGGGCGCGGGCCCGGGCCCAACGCGGGGCCCGGGCTCCCAGACCGTTAGCTACCGACCGTGATCGTGCCGGTCATCCAGTCGTGGATGGCGCAGAAATATTGGTGCGCGCCCAGGGCGCCGGCCTTGACCGACCAGTGATCGGCGCCCAGTGCGCCGTAGTACTGGGCGTAGCTGGAGCCAACGATCAAGCCGGAGTCGGTGGTGTCCGCGAGCAGCGCGCCGGAGACCTGGCTTCCCGGATCGCCGATGAGTTCCACCGGGAAAATGCCTGGCTCGGGCTCGGGTGCACCGGACGGGCAGATTGGCTGCTGGTCCGGGCCGGACAGCGGCGCATAACTCGTCTCACAATCAACGCCGAACGGCGAGACCGGTGCGAACTCTACCGTGTGAATGACGTTCGTCTGCCACTGATAGCGCACCATGTCGCCGGGCTTGAGGCTGAGGTTCGAGGGCAGCATGTCGTGGATCGCGATGTGCCGATCGCGGCTGGTGACGCCAACGTGGACGTTGTACACCGTGGGCCCCGAATCGTGTTGCTCTGCCTCGACCTGGTTGGCCTCGTTATACAGCGCGACGGCCTCGCGCTGAGCGCGACGGAACTGCACCGCCGCCAGGCGGTCGATCTGACTCTGAGATTGAATGTCGCGATTGCCCCGCACGACGTTGAGCGTGCCGCGCATTCCCGGATGAAGGTGACAGAAGTAGGTATATGTTCCGGGCGCGGCATCGATTTGGATGAACCAGTCCGGCGACTTCGCGACAAAGCCGGGATCCGATGGGGCTGTGCCAATGAAGACACAGTGGGTCTTCGCCGTTTGGCCACAGGATGGCGTGCCGCCGAAGCCCAGAAAAACCGCGGGCCCGAGCACGATTTTCGGTCCGCCCGAACCGAGCGCGTTTCCTTCGACGGCGGTGACCTCGTCAGGTGTGAACAGCGGCAACGCCTGCCGGGCCGCAGCTTCGTTCGACGCCACCTGGATCAGGTGGTCGGGGATGGCGAAGTGGAAATCCACGGTATCGCCCTGATGGACCTTGATGGACCTCGTGAAGAAGTCGGTGTACTCGAAGACCTTCGGCTGCACGCCGGGGGGCGCGGTGGAGCGCCCGTTGGAATCGAGTTGCTGGTTCGCCGGATCAGCATGGTCGACGCCGATGGTGAAAGTCTGCGCCGACGCTGCTGACGCGGTCACAGGGACCCCCATCCAGATCACGGTTGATAGGCCGGCGATCCCGGCCAGCGCTCGTAGACGCATGTTCCCTCCTCGGTGCCC
Above is a window of Candidatus Dormiibacterota bacterium DNA encoding:
- a CDS encoding glycogen debranching N-terminal domain-containing protein, with amino-acid sequence MPVTHGLPTITINHDHQFMVSDPNATLDPTGAFGFFARDTRFVSSYSVTINGRVPLLLDASTIDHFSVRHEFTTPELPLAGTQNGAEHDIVLKERAIGFRLDRTIFEGVHEDYDLVSYAAHPVRLILEVAIESDFADIFDVRRKRLVRRGDLQSSWHEKAGELRTTYTNGSFKRELHVCVEREDSHPEFANGRMQFVINLAPKQTWHTCIEWLPVIGGKRARVLPCRAIQNRDPEMATGVLPAVAVAATGHATLPRIWRQAVADMEALRMSDFAVRRGVYIPAAGIPWYVTLFGRDSLVVAMESISGFPEFAFGALDRLSRVQATDDNPTQDKEPGKIPHELRYGELASLGLLPFTPYYGTADATLLFLIVFSYAYQWSGDKEILNRYRPNAEAALKWMLEYGDRDGDGFQEYKTRSPVGFYNQGWKDSHDSIQHEDGTIAPLPIALCELQGYAFDALLRMSEAYQIWGDDARSAELRQRAIRLFEEFNERFWWEEEGTYYLGLDGEKRPIRSVASNAGHCLASGIVPPDRANRVVDRLMQPDMWSGWGIRTLSMKHPSYNPNSYHLGSVWPHDNATIAGGFRRAGRHTEAHQIAEGIFAAAERFEHYSLPELWAGVAREPGAYPVPYLGTNVPQAWAAAAIFRLVAVLCGIHTAGNAKVIYVNPDLPDWLPDLTLTNLRAGKGAAQLRLKRDEVDVLSNTTGFEIVHGRMPRPPLQETPLART
- a CDS encoding nitronate monooxygenase family protein; amino-acid sequence: MKTKLCERLGIEHPILSVGFGAGAGPELVAAVSNAGAFGVLGGGARYPLPYLREQIQRVRALTAKPFGVNVILEQIEEGPIETCIDERVPLLVFFWGDPRPYVVPAHRNGVKVAIQVGSVQEAAAAADAGVDFVIAQGVEAGGHVRGTTALSVLVPAVVDAIAPVPVVASGGIADGRGLVAALALGAQGVSLGTRFVASVEAFVPQIYKEGIVTGRAEDTIYSEDLFDVGWKDAPHRVLRNAIVREWEAAGRPRSGYRPGEGKIVGSITRAGKTWEVPRYGAVMPSTNFTGDLEAIAWWAGQSVSLVHDIKPAGQIVRDIVREAEEVIDRLARIRMAPQAIPAR